A section of the Prochlorococcus sp. MIT 1341 genome encodes:
- a CDS encoding sugar ABC transporter permease: MIFLVLPAFILIFLVYWLPIIRYSWMSMHSASVVTSLIPVSNNGANWVRLINDQRFWQDAIQTTRFAFISVTIEVLLALAIALLINQEWKGRGVVRSLTILPWALPTTVMALGWRWIFNTPYGPIDQITGLLSLGESNILSNPSFSWISTVIADCWKTTPFVALIILAGLQTIPKDLYEAFYIEGGKPINALFNITIPLLKPYILISIIFRMAQAYGVFELIQVMTGGGPAGTTESLALYAYLNAMRFLDFGYSSTIMLASFLLLIISCLLSWLLLRNINILLRYNS, encoded by the coding sequence ATGATATTCCTAGTCTTGCCAGCTTTTATATTAATATTTCTAGTATATTGGTTGCCAATAATACGCTATAGCTGGATGAGTATGCATTCAGCCTCAGTCGTAACTTCTTTAATACCTGTTAGCAATAATGGAGCCAATTGGGTACGTCTCATAAATGACCAACGGTTTTGGCAAGATGCTATACAAACAACAAGATTTGCATTTATATCAGTCACTATTGAAGTACTACTTGCACTGGCCATTGCGCTATTGATTAATCAAGAATGGAAAGGTAGGGGAGTTGTAAGATCATTAACTATTTTACCTTGGGCACTTCCTACAACAGTAATGGCACTTGGCTGGAGGTGGATTTTCAATACACCTTATGGGCCAATTGATCAAATAACAGGACTTTTATCACTTGGGGAATCTAACATTCTTTCAAACCCATCGTTTTCTTGGATTTCTACAGTAATTGCAGACTGTTGGAAAACAACACCATTTGTTGCTTTGATAATTTTAGCAGGTTTGCAAACTATACCAAAAGATCTCTACGAGGCTTTTTACATAGAAGGTGGGAAACCAATTAACGCTTTGTTCAACATTACTATACCTTTATTAAAACCATATATTCTAATAAGCATTATTTTTCGAATGGCACAAGCATATGGTGTATTTGAGTTGATTCAAGTAATGACGGGAGGTGGCCCAGCCGGAACTACAGAAAGTTTAGCATTATATGCATATCTCAATGCCATGCGTTTCTTAGATTTTGGTTATAGCTCTACAATTATGCTTGCAAGCTTTTTACTTCTAATAATCTCATGTTTATTATCTTGGCTATTACTTAGAAATATAAATATTTTACTAAGGTATAATTCATGA
- a CDS encoding carbohydrate ABC transporter permease — MGSLSKLFVLIAALFPYVLLFLALLEFARGMNIGNNLYLLSLPYSALSMPLAILLLSSAFKDIPKELEEASVIEGLSRFQIIKYVLLPLIKPALSSTSILVFIFSWNEYPIALTWLSNQDSITLPVAIARLAGSSLYSVPYGAFAAATVLGSIPLLIIVMIFQSQIVNGLTQGAVKG; from the coding sequence ATAGGTAGTCTATCAAAGTTATTCGTATTAATTGCGGCTCTATTTCCGTATGTTCTGCTATTCCTTGCGTTACTCGAATTTGCAAGAGGCATGAATATAGGAAATAATCTTTACCTACTTAGTCTTCCATACAGCGCATTGTCTATGCCTTTGGCAATTTTACTTTTATCCTCAGCATTTAAAGATATTCCAAAGGAACTAGAAGAAGCATCAGTTATAGAAGGTTTATCTCGATTTCAAATAATAAAATATGTTTTATTACCTCTTATAAAACCTGCCTTATCGAGCACATCAATTCTTGTCTTTATATTTTCATGGAATGAATACCCAATAGCATTAACTTGGCTTAGTAACCAAGATTCAATAACTCTTCCGGTAGCAATAGCCAGATTAGCCGGCTCATCTCTATACTCTGTTCCCTATGGTGCCTTTGCAGCAGCAACTGTACTTGGTTCAATTCCATTATTAATTATAGTAATGATT